A genomic region of Anopheles aquasalis chromosome Y, idAnoAquaMG_Q_19, whole genome shotgun sequence contains the following coding sequences:
- the LOC126579611 gene encoding protein big brother, whose product MMNDPAALGMIPFDTIGLYEQPKPRFIFKMPRVVPDQKSKFESDDLFKKLSRDSEVRYTGFRDRPIEERRGRFRAGCCEGHTEVSFAATGINLQLVFNPNHGLYHHPHHHHHHHPAHLGLEKECDFDKEHGKVHIKSHFIMNGVCVRFRGWLDMERLDGIGCLELDEKRAAQEDAILREQLERYNQRLRDFEDKQRTYQRTTQDEFEQMRRNGSGIGVGVTAGASGMWRR is encoded by the exons ATGATGAACGATCCGGCCGCCCTCGGCATGATCCCGTTCGATACGATCGGGCTGTACGAGCAGCCGAAGCCGCGCTTCATCTTCAAGATGCCGCGCGTCGTCCCGGACCAAAAGTCCAAGTTCGAGAGCGACGACCTGTTCAAGAAGCTCAGCCGCGACAGCGAG GTCCGATACACCGGGTTCCGCGATCGTCCAATCGAGGAGCGCCGGGGTCGTTTCCGCGCTGGATGCTGCGAGGGCCACACGGAAGTGTCGTTCGCCGCCACCGGCATCAACCTGCAGCTCGTGTTCAACCCGAACCATGGCCTCTATCACCAcccgcaccatcaccaccatcaccatccggcTCATCTCGGGCTCGAGAAGGAGTGTGACTTCGACAAGGAGCACGGCAAG GTTCACATTAAATCGCACTTCATCATGAAcggcgtgtgcgtgcggttCCGGGGCTGGCTCGATATGGAGCGGCTAGACGGCATCGGGTGTCTGGAGCTGGACGAGAAGCGGGCCGCCCAGGAGGATGCGATCTTGCGCGAGCAGCTCGAACGGTACAACCAGCGGCTGCGCGACTTCGAGGACAAACAGCGCACCTACCAGCGCACCACGCAGGACGAGTTCGAGCAAATGCGCCGGAATGGTTCCGgtatcggtgtcggtgtgacCGCCGGTGCGTCCGGCATGTGGCGACGATAA